In Afipia carboxidovorans OM5, the sequence ATGGGTTGAGCAACTGCGTGAGGCATGCCGTTGATGTGCCTCAACGCGCCGATATGCTGACAACGCGATGATATCGCATGATTGCAACCAGTCGATTGGAGGCAGCCCGTGATTAAAGATCTCACTCTCAAGCTCGAAACCGACGCGGCCCGTGACCGTTCGCTCAATTACGCGATCTCGGTGGCCGAAGTTTTTGGTGCGCATGTGACGGCGATGGCCTCCAGCGACCCGATCACCTTTGCCCAATACCCAATTCCGGCGATGCCCGAGACGGTCATTGCCAACATCCGAGCGGAAAAGGAGCGCGAGGCCCGCGCTGCGATCGCGCGCTTCGAGGAAGCCGCGAAGGGCCGCGGCATTTCCTACGAGCACGAGATCGTCACCCACCGCCTGCCGCAGTCGGCGGAAGCCTTCGCGGTCAAGGCGCGCCGCGCCGATCTCAGTATCGTCCAGCAGATGGAGAACACGGACGAGGACAACGAGATCGTCATCGAGACCGTGCTGTTCGATTCTGGCCGGCCGGTGCTGATCGTGCCTTATATCCAGAAGGAAGGGTTGAAGCTCGACCACGTCGTGTGCTGCTGGGACGGCAGCGCGACCGCGGCACGCGCGGTCAACGACGCCCTGCCGTTCCTGACGCGGGCGAAGAATGTCGACATCCTCATCATCTCAAACGAGAAGACCGAGGACCCGCGTCATCAGGCAAGCGGCGAGGGCATCGTCAAGCACCTTGCCCGCCACGGCATCGCAACCCAACTGAAGGTCCAGCAGGCGCCCGACTCGAGCGTCGCTAGCGCCATCCTGTCCTATGCCGCCGATCAAGGCAGCGATCTTATCGTGATGGGTGGCTACGGCCATTCGCGCCTGCGCGAATTCATTCTCGGCGGCGCGACCCGCAGCATCCTCGCTTCGATGACGGTGCCCGTCCTTATGTCGCATTAAAAGGACGAAGCTGGCGTCGCAATAGAGACGCTTGTCTGCCTCTTCGTCATGGCCGGGCTTGTCCCGGCCATCCACGCCCTTTCTTAGCTGAAATGTCGCGAGGACGTGGATGCCCGGCATAGTGCCGGGCATGACGGATCAAGCCAACGACAACATCCTGACTCAGGCGCCCATCGCGGCTTCGATGGCTTTCAACGCCGCATCGGCCTTCGAGCCATCCGGCCCGCCCGCCTGCGCCATGTCTGGCTTGCCGCCGCCACCCTTGCCGCCGAGCACCTCGGATGCCTTGCGCACCAGATCGACCGCATTGAACCGGGACGTCAGGTCCGGCGTCACGCCGACAACGACGCTCGCCTTGCCGTCCTCGCTTGTCGCCACCAGCGCAACAACGCCGGAGCCGAGTTGCTTCTTGCCCTGATCAGCCAGGCTCTTGAGGTCCTTGACCTCGATGCCTTGCACAGCGCGAGCGAGCAGTTTCACGTCGCCGACATTGCGGACATCGGACGCGGCCGTCGAGCCGTTTCCACCTGCCCCGCCACCCATGGCGAGTTTCTTGCGCGCATCCGACAGATCGCGCTCGAGCTTCTTACGCTCCTCGACAAGCGCCGCGACCCGCGCCGGCATGTCCTCAAGCGTGGTCTTGAGTTCTGCGGCCGCCGCCTTCGCCGTTTCGATGCTGTGGTTCGCGGCATGGCGTGCCGCGCGGCCAGTCAGCGCCTCGATACGGCGCACGCCGGACGCAACGGCGCTTTCGCCCGTGATGGAGACAAGGCCGATGTCGCCGGTGCGCTTCACATGCGTGCCGCCGCACAGTTCGACCGACCAGCCGAGTGCGTTGCCGCTGGTCTGCCCCATCGAGACGACACGCACTTCGTCACCGTATTTTTCACCGAACAACGCCCGCGCGCCCGAGGAGCGCGCATCGTCGAGGCCCATCAGTCGCGTCGTTACTTCGCTGTTCTGAAGCACGATGTCGTTGGCGATGTCCTCGATGCGACGCAGCTCGTCGGCCGCAATCGGCTTGGTGTGCGCGAAGTCGAAGCGCAGCCGCTCCGGCGACACAAGCGAGCCGCGCTGGGCGATATGATCGCCGAGCACCTGCCGCAGCGCCTCGTGCAGAAGATGCGTTGCAGAATGGTTGGCGCGGATGGCGCCGCGGCGCGTGTGATCGACTTCGAGCTGCAGCGCCGCACCCTTCTTCAGGGCGCCCTGCTCCAGCGTTCCGACATGGACGAACAGATCGCCCGCCTTCTTCTGCGTGTCGGTGACGCGGAAACGTACGCCGCCGTCGCCGGTGAGAATGCCAGTGTCGCCGACCTGACCACCGGACTCGCCATAGAACGGCGTCTGATTCAGCACCACAGCAGCAGCATCGCCTGCGTTCAGGCTGTCGACAACAGCACCATCCTTGACGAGCGCCGTCACCACGCCTTCGGCGATCTCGGTATCGTAGCCGAGAAATTCAGTCGCACCGAGCTCCTCATGCAGCGGAAACCAGACCTTCTCGGCCGCAGCATCGCCGGAGCCCGCCCATGAGGCGCGCGCTTTCGCCTTCTGCTGCTCCATCGCATCGGTGAAGGAGGCAAGATCGACATGGATGCCGCGCGTACGCAGCGCATCCTGCGTAAGGTCGAGCGGAAAACCATAAGTATCGTACAGCGTGAACGCGGTTTCGCCGTCGAACATATCGCCCGGCTTCAGCGATGCGCTTTTCTCGTCAAGGATCGCAAGACCGCGGTCGAGCGTCTTGCGGAAGCGCGTCTCCTCAAGCTTCAGCGTCTCCTCAACCAACGATTCCGCGCGGACGAGTTCGGGGTAAGCCTGCCCCATCTCGCGCACCAGCGCCCAGACGAGGCGGTACATCAACGGCTCTTTCGCGCCGAGAAGCTGCGCATGGCGCATCGCGCGGCGCATGATCCGGCGCAGCACATAGCCGCGGCCCTCGTTCGAAGGCAGCACGCCGTCGGCGATCAGGAACGACGAGGCGCGCAGATGGTCGGCGATCACCCGCAGCGACGCCTTCTGCGGACCATGCGGATCAGTGCCGGTGAGGTCCGAGATCGCG encodes:
- a CDS encoding universal stress protein, translated to MIKDLTLKLETDAARDRSLNYAISVAEVFGAHVTAMASSDPITFAQYPIPAMPETVIANIRAEKEREARAAIARFEEAAKGRGISYEHEIVTHRLPQSAEAFAVKARRADLSIVQQMENTDEDNEIVIETVLFDSGRPVLIVPYIQKEGLKLDHVVCCWDGSATAARAVNDALPFLTRAKNVDILIISNEKTEDPRHQASGEGIVKHLARHGIATQLKVQQAPDSSVASAILSYAADQGSDLIVMGGYGHSRLREFILGGATRSILASMTVPVLMSH
- the alaS gene encoding alanine--tRNA ligase, with the protein product MSGVNEIRSSFLNFFAKNGHEIVPSSPLVPRNDPTLMFTNAGMVQFKNVFTGLEKLPYQRATTSQKCVRAGGKHNDLDNVGYTARHHTFFEMLGNFSFGNYFKDRAIELAWTLITKEFGLPKDRLLVTVFSEDDEAASLWKKIAGLPDSKVIRIATSDNFWQMGDTGPCGPCSEIFFDHGDKVPGGPPGSPDEDGDRFIEIWNLVFMQFEQTAGGVRTPLPHPSIDTGMGLERMAAVLQGKHDNYEIDLFVALIRAISDLTGTDPHGPQKASLRVIADHLRASSFLIADGVLPSNEGRGYVLRRIMRRAMRHAQLLGAKEPLMYRLVWALVREMGQAYPELVRAESLVEETLKLEETRFRKTLDRGLAILDEKSASLKPGDMFDGETAFTLYDTYGFPLDLTQDALRTRGIHVDLASFTDAMEQQKAKARASWAGSGDAAAEKVWFPLHEELGATEFLGYDTEIAEGVVTALVKDGAVVDSLNAGDAAAVVLNQTPFYGESGGQVGDTGILTGDGGVRFRVTDTQKKAGDLFVHVGTLEQGALKKGAALQLEVDHTRRGAIRANHSATHLLHEALRQVLGDHIAQRGSLVSPERLRFDFAHTKPIAADELRRIEDIANDIVLQNSEVTTRLMGLDDARSSGARALFGEKYGDEVRVVSMGQTSGNALGWSVELCGGTHVKRTGDIGLVSITGESAVASGVRRIEALTGRAARHAANHSIETAKAAAAELKTTLEDMPARVAALVEERKKLERDLSDARKKLAMGGGAGGNGSTAASDVRNVGDVKLLARAVQGIEVKDLKSLADQGKKQLGSGVVALVATSEDGKASVVVGVTPDLTSRFNAVDLVRKASEVLGGKGGGGKPDMAQAGGPDGSKADAALKAIEAAMGA